Proteins co-encoded in one Nicotiana sylvestris chromosome 7, ASM39365v2, whole genome shotgun sequence genomic window:
- the LOC138873074 gene encoding uncharacterized protein has product MGDHEENPAVPIVPEAALYDWAQPTAENLSTAIVVPQIQAELFQITNNMLHLLQNKGLFSGSQVEDPQQHLKNFLSICKTQRQPNVTPEAIKLLLFSFSVIGAAQTWLNSLPINSITTWDELVRQFHNKFHPPNKTAQQIDEILSFKQRPMETLHETWGRFKGMLVICPHHEHDHHHYPEDMNYVSNYGGQRQGGQNWGQQNQQYRPVHPQFNNGNMGGMRPPNNIAPYPRPQGYNNQNQQQGYHPPQQQHGGRQEDGFARLEAMMQQIIGFNAKTNERVDAHDASIKNIEVQVGQISLSLNNRPHGTLPADT; this is encoded by the exons ATGGGGGATCATGAGGAAAACCCAGCGGTACCAATAGTGCCAGAGGCTGCtctctatgactgggcacaacccacagctgaaAATTTGTCCACAGCCATTGTAGTTCCGCAGATACAGGCTGAGTTATTCCAAATTACGAATAACATGTTGCACTTGTTgcagaacaagggactattttcggggtcgcaagtcgaagatcctcagcagcacttgaagaacttcctctctatctgcaaaacccaaaggcagcccaacgtaactccTGAAGCAATCAAGCTATTATTGTTTTCATTCTCAGTGATAGGAGCTGCTCAGACTTGGCTAAACTCACTTCCTATAAATTCTataacaacttgggatgagttagtcaggcaattccataacaagttccacccacccaataagactgctcaacaaattgatgaaattttgagttttaaacagagaccaatggagacactaCATGAAACATGGGGGCGCTTTaaagggatgttggttatatgcccgcaccatg aacatgatcatcaccactaccctgaagacatgaattatgtgtctaattatggaggccagagacagggtggtcagaattggggccagcAAAATCAGCAATACAGGCCAGTCCATCCACAGTTCAAcaatggaaacatgggaggtatgagaccccctAACAATATAGCACCTTACCCAAGGCCACAGGGATATAATAATCAGAATCAGCAGCAGGGGTATCACCCTCCtcagcagcagcatggtggaaggcaggaagatgggtttgctagacttgaggcaatgatgcagcaaATTATTGGGTTTAATGCAAAGACTAATGAGAGAGTGGATGCACATGATGCATCaatcaagaatattgaagtgcaggtGGGCCAAATTTCTCtgtctctgaacaatcgtcctcatgggacactacctgcagacacctag
- the LOC104218862 gene encoding protein ECERIFERUM 16: protein MDAKALAKSKRAHSLHLNKKHNPHHASKASSAGSGASTTGDKKPTVKQVKEKPKSKLPSNWDRYEEEYASDSENAPQGGANKASDVVVPKSKGADYAYLLSEAQAQFQYSSESIPLYDDVLDDFYQGLGALLSAKRQSKLSWIAEDNFAMEDKAPPPSKASFLSLDLHALSEQLERASLSERLFIEPDLLPLEPCAEASQAAAEEKRQGGLSSSKSSTAEKDSNSLTSTSVYEGNKNRHQHSEFSHLGTTTGSSWHPTSADEPSNPLSAYGDEAGKSEGAGINDSLLCASELNTSSVAKKPSAFKATAAEAELDMLLDSVSEIEIFESTNAIDQSSPCSVAQAGTPTPLSEGTSSRSEDSSQPKRDHDLAKPAISDLSLDDSLDDLLRETSTVTNKNDGLPSNEVNSTAGHTASASQPVSKSKIMDDFDSWFDTL, encoded by the exons ATGGATGCAAAAGCATTGGCAAAGTCGAAGAGAGCTCATTCATTACATTTAAATAAGAAGCATAATCCACATCATGCATCTAAGGCTTCTTCCGCTGGTTCTGGCGCTTCTACTACCGGCGATAAGAAGCCTACTGTCAAGCAAGTTAAGGAAAAACCTAAATCGAAGCTCCCTTCGAATTGGGATCGGTATGAAGAAGAATATGCTTCTGATTCTGAAAATGCACCCCAGGGAGGTGCAAATAAGGCAAGTGATGTGGTCGTGCCGAAAAGTAAAGGAGCAGATTATGCGTATTTGCTTTCCGAGGCTCAGGCTCAGTTTCAATATTCTTCTGAGAGTATTCCTTTATATGATGATGTTTTAGATG ACTTTTATCAGGGGCTTGGTGCATTACTCTCTGCCAAAAGGCAAAGCAAGTTGTCATGGATAGCGGAAGACAATTTTGCAATGGAAGATAAGGCACCTCCTCCGAGTAAG GCATCATTTCTTTCACTTGACCTGCATGCTCTTTCAGAGCAGCTTGAAAGAGCAAGTCTATCAGAGAGGCTTTTCATTGAACCAGATCTTCTTCCTTTGGAACCA TGCGCCGAGGCGTCGCAAGCAGCAGCTGAAGAGAAACGTCAAGGGGGTCTATCTTCAAGCAAGAGTTCAACCGCGGAAAAAGATTCCAATTCATTGACCTCCACTAGTGTCTATGAAGGCAACAAAAACAGACATCAGCATTCTGAATTCTCGCATCTGGGCACCACAACCGGCAGCAGTTGGCATCCAACTTCAGCTGATGAGCCCTCTAACCCTTTGAGTGCTTATGGGGACGAGGCTGGAAAATCTGAAGGAGCTGGAATAAATGATTCACTACTGTGTGCTTCAGAATTAAACACGAGCTCTGTTGCGAAGAAACCGTCTGCATTTAAGGCAACAGCTGCAGAAGCAGAGCTTGACATGCTTCTTGATTCAGTCAGTGAGATTGAAATTTTTGAATCCACTAATGCAATTGATCAGTCTAGTCCTTGCTCCGTGGCACAAGCAGGAACACCAACTCCGTTATCAGAAGGGACTTCATCTAGGTCGGAGGACTCCAGCCAGCCCAAGAGAGACCATGATTTGGCTAAACCTGCAATATCAGATCTCAGTCTGGATGATTCACTGGATGACCTTCTCAGAGAAACATCCACTGTAACTAACAAAAACGATGGTTTGCCATCTAATGAAGTAAACTCCACTGCTGGTCATACAGCCTCTGCTTCTCAACCGGTCTCCAAGTCTAAAATTATGGATGATTTTGATTCATGGTTTGACACATTGTAA
- the LOC104218777 gene encoding glutaredoxin-C9-like, with amino-acid sequence MQQALPYKSSCLSLTLKDPKPLNQMNHSTTSSSSSTCMYVKGSKEELKNMVKDNAVIVVGRRGCCMSHVVKRLLQCLGANPAIYDIEEQDENEVIDELENIVDGSDDRKKGGRLQLPAVFVGGELFGGLDRIMAAHITGELTPVLKQAGALWL; translated from the coding sequence ATGCAACAAGCACTTCCTTACAAATCATCATGTTTATCTTTAACTTTAAAAGATCCCAAACCCCTCAACCAAATGAATCATAGTACCaccagcagcagcagtagtactTGTATGTATGTTAAAGGTTCAAAAGAGGAATTGAAGAATATGGTTAAAGACAACGCTGTTATAGTTGTTGGTAGACGAGGTTGTTGTATGAGCCATGTTGTCAAACGTTTGTTGCAGTGTTTGGGAGCTAATCCTGCTATTTATGATATTGAGGAACAAGATGAAAATGAGGTTATTGATGAGCTGGAGAATATTGTCGACGGCAGTGATGATCGGAAAAAGGGTGGTCGTTTGCAGTTGCCGGCGGTGTTTGTCGGAGGAGAATTGTTTGGAGGTTTGGATCGGATTATGGCAGCTCATATTACTGGCGAGTTGACTCCTGTATTGAAACAAGCTGGAGCTTTGTggctttga